Proteins encoded by one window of Collimonas fungivorans:
- a CDS encoding DegT/DnrJ/EryC1/StrS family aminotransferase, which yields MNIASAKIVMPAEDIDEITRNIRLILESGRLILGPYTEAFEQALSSMHGGAHAIAVSNGTGALEIVLRALDVQGRQVVVPANTFFATAAAALHAGASLRFADVGAQTMMLTLASVERAVTTDTAAVVMVHIGGAISPELGAIKAFCEARSIHLVEDAAHALGSTYQGRAAGTLGAAGSFSFYPTKIVTCCEGGAIVTRDAAIAREAVILRDQGKQAFAENCHIRLGYNWRLSEMHAAVGLVQLRRLQQFIAAKRAVAARYDQRIAVLDGVTPVLEAASVRSNYHKYVVLLDAGCDRTMLRSMMQETAGIQLGTGVYDVPLHLQPVFSGMDNTSLQVAEDVCARHVCLPIHSDMTLADADCVITALAACLARLRKTAAPFVREGELQ from the coding sequence ATGAACATCGCTTCGGCAAAGATCGTCATGCCGGCAGAGGATATCGACGAAATCACCAGAAACATCCGCCTGATTCTCGAAAGCGGGCGGCTCATCCTCGGGCCTTACACCGAGGCTTTCGAACAGGCTCTGTCCAGCATGCATGGCGGCGCGCACGCAATCGCCGTCAGCAACGGCACCGGCGCACTGGAAATCGTCTTGCGCGCGCTGGACGTGCAGGGAAGACAGGTGGTGGTTCCTGCCAATACTTTTTTTGCAACAGCCGCCGCCGCGCTGCATGCCGGCGCCAGCCTGCGGTTTGCCGACGTCGGCGCACAGACCATGATGCTCACCCTGGCCAGCGTCGAACGCGCCGTGACGACCGATACCGCGGCGGTGGTCATGGTGCATATCGGCGGCGCCATTTCGCCGGAACTGGGTGCGATCAAAGCATTTTGCGAGGCGCGCAGCATACACTTGGTTGAGGATGCAGCGCACGCCCTGGGATCGACTTATCAGGGACGGGCGGCAGGAACGCTCGGCGCAGCAGGTTCATTCTCGTTCTATCCGACCAAGATCGTCACTTGCTGCGAAGGCGGCGCCATCGTCACACGCGATGCAGCGATCGCGCGCGAAGCCGTCATCCTTCGCGACCAGGGCAAACAGGCTTTTGCCGAGAACTGCCACATCCGGCTTGGCTATAACTGGCGCCTGAGCGAAATGCATGCGGCGGTCGGCCTGGTCCAGCTGCGGCGGCTGCAGCAATTCATCGCGGCAAAACGCGCTGTCGCCGCAAGATACGACCAGCGCATCGCTGTCCTCGACGGCGTCACGCCGGTCCTGGAAGCAGCCAGCGTACGTTCCAACTACCATAAATATGTCGTGCTGCTCGATGCCGGCTGCGACAGGACGATGCTGCGCTCCATGATGCAGGAGACGGCGGGCATCCAGCTTGGAACCGGCGTCTACGATGTACCGCTCCACCTGCAGCCGGTTTTTTCCGGCATGGACAACACCAGCCTGCAGGTGGCGGAAGATGTTTGCGCCCGCCACGTCTGCCTGCCGATTCATTCCGACATGACACTGGCAGACGCAGACTGTGTCATAACTGCGCTGGCCGCCTGCCTGGCCCGCTTGCGCAAAACCGCGGCGCCATTTGTCCGCGAAGGCGAGCTGCAATGA
- a CDS encoding Mur ligase family protein, with protein sequence MDRHAALPRMRPPSPPAWSDSLLTVGVTGTNGKTSTTGMVANALGCLQQPVARITSIGAYLGSERMDVPRSYAGLIETMRAVLQRGGRYAALELASWSLAQGFVQAWPCQVGVFTNLTPEHMDIHGSMENYLAAKTQLFINLPETGIAVLNGCDPASEAIAAVTPAGTRIIYYGAASRGQPWHALDIIADEVAVSWTGTRLRLSAAAGLGPVPLELTLRAIGEIYAENALAALAAAIGAGVPAQLAADAIAATAPPPGRFEILGQAPWIVLDYAHTPDAICRTLATARRLSHGCISIVFGAGGDRDRPKRKLMGQAAMAADRVFLTSDNPRNEDPLAIIEDIRLGLQGHREVSVNPDRRQAIIAALEAASGDDVVVLAGRGPETHQCVRDAWHPMCDADIVREIIGGAAMVHEGWT encoded by the coding sequence ATGGATAGGCACGCTGCGCTGCCTCGCATGCGCCCACCTTCGCCACCCGCATGGAGCGACTCCCTGCTGACGGTAGGTGTCACCGGGACTAACGGCAAGACGTCGACTACCGGCATGGTGGCGAACGCGCTTGGCTGCCTGCAACAGCCGGTGGCTCGCATCACCAGCATCGGCGCCTACCTCGGCAGCGAGCGCATGGATGTGCCGCGCAGCTACGCCGGCCTGATAGAGACGATGCGCGCGGTCTTGCAGCGCGGCGGCCGTTATGCCGCGCTTGAGCTGGCCAGCTGGTCATTGGCCCAGGGGTTCGTGCAAGCCTGGCCGTGCCAGGTTGGCGTCTTTACCAACCTGACTCCCGAACATATGGATATACACGGCTCGATGGAAAACTACCTGGCCGCCAAGACGCAGCTATTCATCAATCTGCCGGAGACGGGAATCGCCGTGCTCAACGGCTGCGATCCGGCATCGGAAGCCATCGCAGCTGTCACGCCGGCCGGAACGCGGATCATTTATTACGGCGCTGCATCGCGCGGCCAGCCATGGCACGCGCTGGACATTATCGCGGACGAGGTAGCCGTGAGCTGGACCGGCACCCGCCTGCGCTTGTCGGCAGCCGCCGGCCTCGGTCCGGTGCCGCTGGAACTGACGCTGCGGGCGATTGGTGAAATTTATGCGGAAAATGCGCTAGCCGCACTGGCCGCGGCGATCGGCGCTGGCGTTCCGGCGCAGCTGGCAGCCGATGCCATTGCGGCCACTGCGCCGCCTCCGGGCCGTTTCGAAATACTCGGGCAAGCGCCATGGATCGTGCTGGATTATGCTCACACGCCTGACGCCATCTGCCGCACGCTTGCCACGGCGCGCCGATTGAGCCACGGCTGCATATCGATCGTCTTCGGCGCCGGCGGCGACCGCGACCGGCCCAAGCGGAAACTGATGGGCCAGGCGGCCATGGCGGCCGACCGCGTGTTCCTTACCAGCGACAATCCGCGCAACGAAGATCCGCTGGCCATCATCGAAGATATCCGGCTTGGGCTGCAAGGGCATCGGGAGGTCAGCGTCAATCCCGATCGCCGGCAGGCCATCATCGCGGCACTTGAAGCGGCCTCGGGCGACGATGTCGTCGTGCTCGCCGGCCGCGGCCCGGAGACGCACCAATGCGTGCGGGACGCCTGGCATCCCATGTGCGACGCCGATATCGTCCGGGAAATCATCGGCGGCGCAGCGATGGTTCACGAAGGATGGACATGA
- a CDS encoding DUF6071 family protein: protein MMAPKKILLVNGCSHTAGSEIDTLGVAPHGYSPEKAFGARLADAMGCDDYVNIAMPGGSNERITRTTIDWIGKYHKPADQLFVVIMWTGRDRFELYDDRNRIWLSLCPGVERSRWFADFTYAVQQYFKFHMLVRTSDVQTYSRLWAEVIMMQSYLKINHINYMFCNAYQGLPETQEYAGFRSQVDLAAYYQPFEDSTGFVQILTQQGFKTRAGDNVHFGEDGHRYWAGVLHAFIQDRRLA, encoded by the coding sequence ATGATGGCTCCAAAAAAAATATTGCTGGTCAACGGCTGCAGCCACACCGCGGGGTCGGAAATCGATACGCTTGGCGTGGCGCCGCACGGCTATTCGCCGGAAAAAGCATTCGGCGCCCGCCTTGCCGATGCAATGGGTTGCGACGATTACGTCAACATTGCGATGCCCGGGGGTTCCAACGAACGGATCACGCGCACCACGATCGACTGGATAGGTAAATATCATAAGCCGGCGGACCAGCTGTTCGTGGTGATCATGTGGACCGGCCGCGACCGCTTCGAACTCTACGACGACCGCAACCGGATCTGGCTCAGCCTGTGTCCGGGCGTGGAACGCTCCAGGTGGTTCGCCGACTTCACTTATGCGGTCCAGCAATACTTCAAGTTCCACATGCTGGTGCGCACCAGCGACGTTCAGACTTACTCGCGGCTCTGGGCCGAAGTCATCATGATGCAAAGCTACCTGAAGATCAACCACATCAATTACATGTTCTGCAACGCCTACCAGGGCCTTCCTGAAACCCAGGAATATGCCGGCTTCCGCAGCCAGGTCGATCTTGCAGCCTACTACCAGCCATTCGAAGACAGCACCGGTTTTGTGCAGATCCTGACGCAGCAAGGATTCAAGACGCGCGCCGGCGACAATGTGCATTTTGGCGAAGACGGGCACCGTTACTGGGCCGGCGTCTTGCACGCCTTTATTCAAGACAGGAGACTGGCATGA
- a CDS encoding carbamoyltransferase yields MISWGISARSHDAALAVFADGALVFAAHAERYSKIKNDCELAPGLIADALAYGEPGQIVWYERPWLKKTRQVLAGQWQEIRETENIARYLSRYLQVSRPVSFVSHHLSHAAAGYYTSPFRDATIIVLDAIGEWQTFTIWEAAGTQLKLRFSQRYPHSVGLWYSAMTQRCGFKPNEEEYILMGLSAFGDPLKYYDRIKADFFVWRQDHPSVRLRHNLHRGCRWWAPDITDVENIAAATQRIYDDILLHASRFAGQALPSRNLVLMGGCALNCVANRRLADSGDWDDIWVMPCPGDAGSSIGCVLATMKEFVHWPGPFLGHCIDGSYPVAQALRRLTAGEVVGIANGRAEFGPRALGNRSLLADPRIADSQSKVNAIKQREKFRPFAPAIMAEMAADYFDMGLPSSPYMQFTARCKQPEQFPGIVHVDGTSRVQTVTAADNPGFYALLREFHDATGCPMLLNTSLNVKGEPLVNDRQDAARFAITYGVPVFCDGTEEKPGPPVTASRSDPALLFSFNR; encoded by the coding sequence ATGATTTCCTGGGGCATCTCTGCCCGCAGCCATGACGCGGCATTGGCGGTATTTGCCGACGGCGCGCTGGTATTTGCAGCGCACGCGGAACGTTATTCCAAAATCAAGAATGACTGCGAGCTTGCTCCCGGCCTGATTGCGGATGCGCTTGCCTATGGCGAACCCGGGCAGATCGTCTGGTACGAACGGCCCTGGCTGAAGAAAACCAGGCAGGTGCTGGCGGGGCAATGGCAGGAAATCCGAGAGACGGAAAATATCGCTCGCTACCTGTCCAGGTACTTGCAGGTCTCCCGTCCTGTTTCATTCGTCAGTCATCACCTGAGCCACGCGGCAGCCGGATATTACACATCGCCGTTCCGCGATGCGACGATCATCGTGCTTGACGCCATCGGCGAATGGCAAACCTTTACCATCTGGGAAGCGGCTGGAACCCAGCTCAAGCTCCGCTTCAGCCAGCGCTACCCGCATTCGGTCGGCCTCTGGTATTCCGCCATGACTCAGCGCTGCGGCTTCAAGCCGAACGAAGAAGAGTACATCCTGATGGGCCTGTCGGCCTTCGGCGACCCGCTGAAATATTACGACAGGATCAAGGCCGATTTTTTTGTGTGGCGGCAGGACCATCCGTCGGTCCGGCTGCGCCACAACCTGCATCGCGGCTGCAGATGGTGGGCGCCGGATATCACGGACGTCGAAAACATCGCCGCTGCGACCCAAAGAATCTATGATGACATCCTGCTGCACGCATCGCGCTTTGCGGGCCAGGCCCTGCCGAGCAGGAACCTGGTGCTGATGGGCGGCTGCGCCCTCAACTGCGTAGCCAACCGGCGCCTGGCGGATAGCGGCGACTGGGACGACATATGGGTGATGCCCTGCCCTGGCGATGCCGGCAGTAGCATAGGCTGCGTGCTGGCTACCATGAAGGAATTCGTGCACTGGCCTGGACCGTTTCTCGGACACTGTATCGACGGTTCCTACCCCGTCGCACAGGCCCTGCGGCGCCTGACTGCCGGCGAAGTCGTCGGCATCGCCAACGGCCGGGCCGAATTCGGCCCGCGTGCGCTGGGTAATCGCAGCCTGCTGGCCGATCCACGGATAGCCGACAGCCAGTCGAAGGTCAACGCCATCAAGCAACGGGAAAAGTTCAGACCGTTCGCGCCGGCCATCATGGCTGAAATGGCGGCAGATTATTTCGACATGGGCCTGCCTTCCAGCCCCTACATGCAGTTTACCGCCAGGTGCAAACAGCCTGAACAGTTTCCAGGCATTGTCCACGTCGACGGCACCTCGCGCGTGCAGACCGTGACGGCAGCGGACAATCCTGGATTCTACGCATTGCTGCGTGAATTCCACGACGCCACAGGCTGCCCCATGCTGCTCAATACAAGCCTGAATGTAAAAGGTGAACCGCTCGTCAACGACAGGCAGGATGCCGCCCGCTTTGCCATCACCTATGGAGTGCCGGTGTTCTGCGATGGAACAGAAGAAAAGCCAGGCCCGCCGGTGACAGCGAGCCGGTCAGACCCGGCTCTTCTCTTTTCATTCAACCGCTAA
- a CDS encoding SGNH/GDSL hydrolase family protein has protein sequence MAEVQSDAKPDPAYTHRLSSSGPLSKEQLLKQQAQKPAARSMAATAAASTSTYTYLRCWYRTGSNPAKPTTTYVWGLDPSSGDYYRINGYWWAGGLLNWENMFYSDVAQDTLQSVCQSTLSAKGISQPVAMVAAADNALSFNYTVWTNDSVVQGGINKIVAFGDSLSDTQNVYNASQWKLPNSGSWFLGRFSNGKNWVEYLADNLQLPLYNWAIGGAGVSTQNLVIPGVIQQVQSYTEYMQKAQNYQPQNTLFTMLIGGNDLVNYNSTVDQVISGQSQALQSLIQAGARNILLLKLPDVSKAPVFTIKTNGPAVAAQVIDLNTRLAALVASLQAQYGASLHIRLFDSYALFNDLLANPAKYQVSNTSQSCLNINTDSSTNYLSTQTARSQCSNPDSFVFWDTLHPTTHTHKLLADAVTAFYKAGQ, from the coding sequence GTGGCAGAAGTCCAATCCGATGCAAAACCCGATCCTGCTTATACCCACCGGTTATCGTCGTCCGGGCCGCTCTCCAAAGAGCAGCTCCTGAAACAGCAGGCGCAAAAGCCTGCCGCGCGCAGCATGGCTGCGACCGCGGCGGCCAGCACCAGTACTTACACTTATTTGCGCTGCTGGTACCGCACCGGCAGCAATCCGGCCAAGCCAACCACTACCTATGTCTGGGGGCTGGATCCGTCCAGCGGCGATTATTACCGTATCAACGGCTACTGGTGGGCCGGCGGCCTGCTCAACTGGGAAAACATGTTTTACAGCGATGTCGCGCAGGATACGCTGCAATCGGTATGCCAAAGCACGCTGAGCGCCAAGGGCATCAGCCAGCCGGTGGCGATGGTGGCGGCCGCCGACAATGCGCTGTCGTTCAACTACACCGTGTGGACCAACGACAGCGTGGTCCAGGGCGGCATCAACAAGATCGTCGCGTTCGGCGACAGCTTGTCCGATACCCAGAACGTCTACAACGCCTCGCAATGGAAACTGCCGAATTCCGGCAGCTGGTTCCTGGGCCGTTTCAGCAATGGCAAGAACTGGGTCGAATACCTGGCCGACAACCTGCAGCTTCCCTTGTATAACTGGGCTATCGGCGGCGCCGGCGTGAGTACCCAGAACCTGGTGATTCCGGGCGTGATCCAGCAAGTGCAGTCGTACACCGAGTACATGCAGAAGGCGCAGAATTACCAGCCGCAAAACACCTTGTTTACCATGCTCATCGGCGGCAACGACCTGGTCAATTACAACAGCACGGTCGACCAGGTGATCAGCGGCCAGAGCCAGGCCTTGCAAAGCCTGATCCAGGCCGGCGCCAGGAATATCCTGCTGCTCAAGCTGCCCGATGTCTCCAAGGCGCCTGTGTTTACCATCAAGACCAACGGTCCGGCGGTAGCGGCGCAGGTGATCGACCTGAACACACGGCTGGCGGCGCTGGTCGCTTCCTTGCAGGCGCAATACGGCGCCAGCCTGCATATCCGCCTGTTCGACAGTTATGCGCTGTTCAACGACCTGCTGGCCAACCCGGCCAAATACCAGGTCAGCAATACCAGCCAGTCCTGCCTGAACATCAACACCGATTCCAGCACCAACTACCTGAGCACGCAGACCGCGCGTTCCCAGTGCAGCAATCCGGACAGCTTTGTGTTCTGGGATACCCTGCATCCGACCACGCATACGCACAAGCTGCTGGCCGATGCGGTGACGGCTTTTTACAAGGCAGGCCAGTAA
- a CDS encoding response regulator transcription factor, with protein MRLLLVEDDLMVGEAVRKGLRQDGFAVDWVQDGAAALSALAQEDYQLLLLDLGLPKKNGLEVLKSLRAGGNRIPVLILTARDSISDRVAGLDGGADDYLVKPFDLEELAARIRALLRRQSGRAEPLIELGQLTLNPATHEVLLEGRQVNLSAREFALLRAFLDRPGVVLSRAQLEEKMYGWDDSIESNAVEVYIHALRKKLGSNFIKNVRGIGYMVAK; from the coding sequence ATGCGTTTGCTGTTGGTGGAAGACGATCTGATGGTGGGCGAAGCCGTGCGCAAGGGATTGCGCCAGGACGGTTTCGCCGTCGACTGGGTGCAGGACGGCGCCGCGGCGCTCAGCGCGCTGGCGCAGGAAGATTACCAGTTGCTGCTGCTCGATCTCGGCCTGCCGAAAAAGAACGGCCTGGAAGTGCTGAAATCGCTGCGCGCCGGCGGCAACCGCATCCCGGTACTGATCCTGACCGCCCGCGACTCCATCTCGGACCGGGTCGCCGGCCTCGACGGCGGCGCCGACGACTACCTGGTCAAGCCGTTCGACCTGGAAGAACTGGCGGCCCGCATCCGCGCCCTGCTGCGGCGCCAGTCGGGACGCGCCGAACCGCTGATCGAACTGGGCCAACTGACGCTCAACCCGGCCACCCATGAAGTTTTGCTGGAAGGCCGCCAGGTGAACCTGTCGGCGCGCGAATTCGCCTTGCTGCGCGCCTTCCTCGATCGCCCCGGCGTAGTGCTGTCGCGCGCGCAGCTGGAAGAAAAAATGTACGGCTGGGACGACAGCATCGAAAGCAATGCGGTCGAGGTCTACATCCACGCCTTGCGCAAAAAACTCGGCAGCAACTTCATCAAGAATGTGCGCGGCATCGGTTACATGGTGGCCAAATGA
- a CDS encoding BrnT family toxin translates to MFSWDDEKNESNQRKHGLNFEAATHVFDDPLHITRQDRVENNEQRWQTIGMVSGVILLLVAHTWHEAESGSEHIRIISARRATKLERKIYEQGT, encoded by the coding sequence TTGTTTTCATGGGATGATGAAAAAAACGAGAGTAACCAGCGCAAACATGGCCTCAATTTTGAGGCCGCGACACATGTCTTTGACGACCCTTTGCATATCACCAGGCAAGATCGCGTCGAAAACAACGAACAGCGATGGCAGACCATCGGCATGGTCAGCGGCGTCATCTTGTTGTTGGTTGCCCATACCTGGCATGAAGCAGAAAGCGGCTCAGAACATATTCGCATCATCTCGGCGCGGCGCGCGACAAAACTGGAAAGGAAAATCTATGAGCAAGGTACCTGA
- a CDS encoding BrnA antitoxin family protein, whose product MSKVPESIRKELAALAAKPESDIDFSDLPATTKQDWQGAVRGKFYRPVKQQLTVRIDADVVGWLKEEGKGYQSRMNDILRAAMLDKVRHR is encoded by the coding sequence ATGAGCAAGGTACCTGAATCTATCCGCAAGGAACTGGCAGCATTGGCCGCCAAACCAGAGAGCGATATCGATTTCTCCGACCTCCCCGCCACCACCAAACAGGATTGGCAAGGCGCAGTCCGCGGGAAATTCTATCGCCCTGTCAAACAGCAGTTGACGGTACGCATTGATGCCGATGTCGTGGGGTGGCTCAAGGAAGAAGGAAAAGGTTACCAAAGCCGCATGAACGATATCTTGCGGGCAGCCATGCTGGACAAGGTTCGCCACCGGTGA